Proteins encoded within one genomic window of Pseudomonadota bacterium:
- a CDS encoding GNAT family N-acetyltransferase, with translation MKTSIAPRASAALRADGERAILLAPEDTPMTRIRPAQPDEWLALKALRLEALQDTPDAFGDTYAQALAFDDAHWQTMVSAQRCFVAVNDGQLVGMVYGMPHHQRGGHWMFGLFVQPAHRGSGIADALVEAVADQARRDGGVALNLYVAKSLVGAHAFYRRLGFTPSGVTKPMDRDPSIVLDHLRLPLGDLVITTVPAYRLHDLRRRVLRGNDPNADAGDARDDDADALHLAGLINGVVVVSASFYPSPAPVNPELLTYQLRYMATEFDLQGLGYGAQVLAHGEGLLKERGAQQLWANGRDTALRFYVANGWELIAGSEHLSPYTNLPHTVIFKRL, from the coding sequence ATACGCCCATGACCCGCATCCGCCCCGCTCAGCCCGACGAGTGGCTCGCCCTGAAGGCGCTGCGACTCGAAGCCCTGCAAGACACCCCCGACGCCTTCGGCGACACCTACGCCCAGGCTCTCGCATTCGATGATGCCCACTGGCAGACGATGGTTTCTGCGCAGCGCTGCTTCGTTGCCGTCAATGACGGTCAGCTGGTGGGCATGGTGTACGGAATGCCTCACCATCAGCGCGGCGGGCACTGGATGTTCGGCCTCTTCGTGCAGCCCGCGCATCGCGGCAGCGGCATCGCCGATGCGCTCGTCGAGGCCGTGGCCGACCAGGCGCGACGCGATGGTGGCGTGGCCCTCAACCTCTACGTCGCGAAAAGCCTCGTCGGGGCGCACGCGTTCTATCGGCGTCTGGGGTTCACCCCAAGCGGCGTCACGAAGCCCATGGATCGTGACCCCTCCATCGTGCTCGACCACCTGCGCCTGCCATTGGGCGACCTCGTAATCACAACGGTACCGGCCTATCGCCTGCACGACCTGCGTCGTCGCGTGCTGCGCGGCAACGATCCCAACGCCGACGCGGGGGATGCGCGCGATGACGACGCCGACGCCCTTCATCTCGCGGGCCTCATCAACGGCGTCGTGGTTGTGAGCGCGTCGTTCTACCCGTCACCTGCGCCGGTGAACCCGGAGCTGCTGACCTACCAGCTGCGCTACATGGCCACCGAGTTCGATCTGCAGGGCCTCGGATACGGCGCGCAGGTCCTCGCGCACGGCGAAGGCCTGCTCAAAGAGCGCGGTGCGCAGCAGCTGTGGGCCAACGGCCGCGACACGGCCCTGCGCTTCTACGTGGCCAACGGCTGGGAACTCATCGCCGGCTCAGAGCACCTGAGCCCCTACACCAACCTGCCGCACACCGTCATCTTCAAGCGCCTGTAG